In Diorhabda sublineata isolate icDioSubl1.1 chromosome 4, icDioSubl1.1, whole genome shotgun sequence, a single window of DNA contains:
- the LOC130442648 gene encoding cyclin-dependent kinase 7 — protein sequence MVTMENKLKKYEKIEFLGEGQFATVYKARDVDTDNIVAVKKIKIGSRQEAQDGINRTALREIKLLQELHHINIIGLLDVFGHMSNVSLVFDFMDTDLEVVIKDNTIILTTANIKSYILQTLHGLEYLHLNWVLHRDLKPNNLLVNSSGVLKIGDFGLAKLYGSPNRINTHQVVTRWYRAPELLFGAKQYSTCVDMWAVGCILAELLLRVPIFPGESDIDQLTKIFDVFGNPTEENWPGMKTLSDYIEFKPFNQIPLKMIFTAAGDDLLDLIQGLLVLNPIKRKSCTECLQMPFFSNKPAPTVGSKLPLPQSLRKTRDPDKPSLKRKLMDSAEGGSLSKRLFF from the exons atggtaactatggaaaataagttgaaaaaatacGAGAAAATCGAATTTCTGGGTGAAGGTCAGTTCGCAACAGTTTATAAAGCCAGAGATGTAGACACCGATAATATAGTGGCGgtaaaaaagattaaaatagGAAGCCGACAGGAGGCTCAAGACGGTATAAATCGAACCGCTCTTAGagaaatcaaattattacaaGAATTACACCATATAAACATAATAGGGCTTCTAGATGTATTCGGTCACATGTCTAACGTATCGCTGGTATTCGATTTTATGGATACGGATCTAGAAGTAGTTATTAAAGACAATACAATCATATTAACTACAGCTAATATTAAGTCGTATATATTACAAACTCTTCACGGCTTAGAATATCTTCATTTAAATTGG GTTCTTCATAGAGATTTAAAACCGAATAATTTATTAGTTAATTCTAGCGGAGTTTTAAAAATAGGAGATTTCGGTTTAGCGAAATTGTACGGGTCTCCTAATAGGATAAATACTCATCAAGTAGTCACTAGGTGGTATCGAGCACCAGAACTTCTTTTTGGTGCTAAACAATACAGTACTTGTGTCGATATGTGGGCCGTGGGGTGTATCTTAGCGGAATTGTTACTTCGAGTACCGATATTTCCTGGTGAATCAGATATCGATCAGCTAACGAAAATTTTCGACG tatttgGTAATCCGACCGAGGAAAATTGGCCGGGTATGAAAACGTTATCAGATTATATAGAATTTAAACCGTTCAATCAGATACCTTTGAAGATGATATTTACAGCTGCCGGTGATGATTTGTTGGATTTAATTCAGGGGTTGTTGGTTTTGAATCCGATTAAGAGAAAAAGTTGTACCGAATGTTTACAGATGCCGTTTTTTAGTAATAAACCAGCTCCTACGGTCGGTTCTAAGTTACCTCTACCTCAGAGCTTGA
- the LOC130443116 gene encoding regulation of nuclear pre-mRNA domain-containing protein 1B, with protein MAGGFTETAFIKKLAELNNSSQSIQTLSLWLIHHRKHYSTVAKIWIRELIKAKDSKKLIFMYLANDVIQNSKKKGPEYGQEFSLHLKKAFEHMSKCDEKTKNSLDRLLTIWNDRGIYDSLLITEFQRALVLGYEPPNKKPKISDKKRSPTRERRKSETEKIVEHSDGSIETHIQLSPRTPAGDPPEPEELIKAIQDLEINIASSDEIVRERIAKLPREVSEVSLISKIQDKEAAEKLSAQVGEAVHLLSQYNHRLSSEMEHRKKVSVMMRDYLHLQEELLAQAERNLEEYQEKLLKVFNVRTELHNHIRNLPDLTQLPNVTDGLAPLPSAEHLFMQ; from the exons ATGGCAGGAGGATTTACTGAAACGGCATTCATTAAGAAATTAGCTGAATTAAATAATTCCTCGCAAAGTATACAGACTTTAAGTTTATGGTTAATCCATCATAGGAAACATTATAGTACTGTAGCGAAAATATGGATTAGAGAACTTATTAAAG CCAAagattcgaaaaaattgatctttATGTACCTCGCTAACGATGTAATacaaaacagtaaaaaaaaggGGCCGGAATACGGACAAGAATTCagtttacatttgaaaaaagctttcgaACATATGTCTAAATGcgatgaaaaaactaaaaacagtTTAGATAGATTATTAACTATATGGAACGACCGTGGTATATACGATAGTTTATTGATAACAGAATTTCAAAGAGCGTTAG ttttgggATACGAACCGCCAaataaaaaacctaaaattagtGATAAGAAGAGGAGTCCTACTAGGGAGAGAAGGAAATCGGAGACTGAGAAAATTGTGGAG CATTCGGATGGTTCGATTGAAACTCACATACAATTGAGTCCACGTACACCCGCGGGAGATCCACCGGAACcagaagaattaataaaagccATTCAAGATTTGGAAATTAATATAGCTTCGTCTGACGAAATCGTTAGGGAACGAATAGCAAAATTACCCAGGGAAGTATCTGAAGTATCTCTAATTTCGAAAATACAAg ATAAAGAAGCTGCGGAAAAATTAAGCGCCCAAGTCGGAGAAGCCGTTCATTTACTTAGCCAGTATAATCATAGATTATCATCTGAAATGGAACACAGGAAGAAAGTGTCCGTTATGATGAGAGATTATTTGCATTTGCAAGAGGAGTTGTTGGCTCAAGCTGAAAGAAACTTGGAA gAATATCAGGAGAAATTATTGAAGGTGTTTAATGTGAGAACAGAATTGCATAATCACATCAGGAATCTACCAGATTTGACTCAATTACCTAACGTTACGGATGGTTTAGCACCTCTACCTTCTGCTGAACATTTATTTATGCAGTAA
- the LOC130443115 gene encoding USP6 N-terminal-like protein, whose translation MNEEDLLKRSAEEREKIFKRYEQGREGAEIDPWEDPGFEVYHTTDRYGFIHDKRLPSKVDPQEAKRLQIEVERQKKWLKMLKNWDSATSKEKLHSRVYKGIPNSLRTEAWCKLLEVDKLKKQNKGKYVEMMKLARKHSTDARQIDSDVNRQFREHLHYRERYSIKQQSLFNVLTAYAMYNSEVGYCQGMSGLAGVLLMYMDEEDAFWAVHILLTNPKYAMHGLYKEGFPKLTRFLAHHDKILSKLLPKVKKHFDKHGLDAILYSLKWFFVCFIERVPFNLCLRIWDIYLLDGEKVITAMAYTILKLHKRQLLKLSDMDSIVNYIQVKIYKDFQYDEDSVIRHLESSMEELKRYKLDVPGPPTKEELPVGPFGVFKESTFEEIVGIRKEQFTDKEKQMNEIVLLTSEAAKEAVDKDMDCQMSVADSVGFTGSKFSFDPSMDDASSLLDCEHTGSRRSLADTSVTSTADLSVFSTITRSQAHENSLDTHSNMSDNSVGGASSIGSGIGATSSLQRAVSSHSTPRATPKNPSPDVLRIYVPYTPLDTPIASPHNGDLIRGACTFLDANKIRIKIDNDELATPLVEHGQIKNFRIDSPVDLK comes from the exons ATGAATGAAGAAGATCTTTTAAAAAGATCGGCCGAAGAGcgagaaaaaatattcaaaagataTGAACAGGGTAGGGAAGGAGCCGAAATTGATCCATGGGAAGATCCCGGTTTCGAAGTATACCACACAACTGATAGGTATGGATTCATACACGATAAGAGGCTGCCATCCAAAGTGGACCCGCAGGAAGCTAAAAGGCTTCAGATCGAAGTAGAACGCCAAAAGAAATGGTTAAAAATGCTCAAAAATTGGGATAGCGCTACGAGCAAAGAAAAATTACATTCTAGAGTTTACAAAGGTATACCAAATTCCCTTAGAACCGAAGCTTGGTGTAAATTATTAGAG gtagataaattaaaaaaacagaataaaggTAAATATGtcgaaatgatgaaattagctagaaaacacTCGACCGACGCCCGACAAATCGATTCGGATGTTAATAGACAATTTAGGGAACATCTACATTACCGCGAACGTTACAGCATCAAACAACAATCTCTATTTAATGTTTTAACAGCCTACGCTATGTATAATTCCGAAGTGGGGTATTGTCAAGGTATGTCCGGATTAGCTGGTGTTTTATTGATGTACATGGACGAAGAAGACGCTTTTTGGGCCGTTCACATATTGTTAACTAATCCTAAATATGCAATGCATGGTTTGTACAAGGAAGGTTTCCCAAAATTAACTAG GTTTTTAGCTCATCACGATAAGatattaagtaaattattacCTAAGGTTAAAAAACATTTCGATAAACACGGCTTAGACGCAATATTATACTCCTTGAAAtggttttttgtttgtttcattgAACGA gtACCGTTCAATTTATGTCTTCGAATATGGGATATTTATCTATTAGATGGGGAGAAAGTGATAACTGCGATGGCTTATACTATACTCAAATTACATAAGAGACAATTATTGAAACTCTCAGATATGGATTCCATAGTAAATTATATACAG GTGAAAATTTACAAGGATTTTCAATACGACGAAGATTCAGTTATCAGACATTTGGAATCGTCCATGGAGGAATTGAAGAGGTACAAATTGGACGTACCCGGTCCGCCTACTAAAGAAGAACTACCAGTAGGTCCGTTTGGGGTATTTAAAGAATCTACTTTTGAAGAAATAGTCGGTATAAGGAAGGAACAATTTACtgataaagaaaaacaaatgaacGAGATCGTTTTGTTGACCAGCGAAGCAGCCAAAGAAGCCGTTGATAAAGATATGGATTGTCAGATGTCGGTTGCCGATTCTGTTGGTTTTACAG gtTCGAAATTTTCCTTCGATCCGAGCATGGACGACGCCAGTTCGCTATTAGATTGCGAACATACCGGCTCGCGACGATCGTTAGCCGATACGAGCGTAACGTCCACCGCCGATTTATCGGTGTTTTCGACCATAACTCGATCGCAAGCGCACGAAAACAGCTTGGATACGCATAGCAACATGTCGGATAATTCGGTTGGTGGAGCTAGTTCGATCGGTTCGGGTATAGGAGCGACGAGTAGTCTGCAGAGGGCCGTATCGAGTCATTCGACGCCTAGAGCTACGCCGAAGAATCCGTCGCCGGACGTTTTGAGGATTTACGTACCGTACACGCCGTTGGATACGCCGATTGCGAGTCCGCACAACGGCGATTTGATCAGGGGGGCGTGTACGTTTTTGGACGCCAataaaattcgaattaaaatcgATAACGACGAATTGGCGACGCCGTTAGTCGAACACGGTCAAATTAAGAATTTTCGTATTGATAGTCCggttgatttgaaataa
- the LOC130442498 gene encoding eukaryotic translation initiation factor 3 subunit I, which produces MKPIILQGHERAITQIKYNREGDLLFSASKGNKPDVWYSLNGERLGTFNGHQGAVWCIDVDWTSTRFMSGAGDNTCKIWDCETGKEIGNIPSASSVRTCMFSYSANMAVYTTDKAMRQPCEIFIIDTRIVDESTGSQQPILRIPISGHRVSSILWDNLDESIITGHENGELIQWDLKTGKQINKVKEHDLLINDMQWNKDQTMFITASKDHTAKLFDAKDLLLLKTYKTERPVNSASISPILDHVVLGGGQDAMDVTTTSTRVGKFDSRFFHLVFEEEFGRVKGHFGPINSVAFHPDGKSYSSGGEDGFVRVHTFDSSYFEYNFDY; this is translated from the exons ATG aaaCCTATTATATTGCAAGGGCACGAACGTGCCATCACCCAAATCAAATACAACAGAGAAGGAGATCTTCTATTTTCGGCATCTAAAGGTAATAAACCCGACGTATGGTATTCATTAAACGGTGAACGATTAGGTACATTCAACGGTCATCAAGGAGCTGTTTGGTGTATAGACGTCGATTGGACGTCCACTAGATTTATGTCCGGTGCTGGTGACAATACTTGCAAAATATGGGATTGCGAAACCGGTAAAGAAATTGGCAATATACCGTCGGCTTCTTCAGTTCGAACATGTATGTTCAGTTATTCGGCTAATATGGCCGTATATACCACCGATAAAGCTATGAGACAACCGTGCgagatatttattattgataccAGAATCGTAGATGAAAGTACCGGTAGTCAACAACCAATTTTGAGAATACCCATATCAGGACATAGAGTATCATCGATTTTATGGGATAATTTGGATGAAAGTATTATAACCGGTCACGAAAACGGAGAACTCATACAATGGGACTTGAAA actggtaaacaaataaataaagttaaagAACACGATCTTCTAATTAACGATATGCAATGGAATAAAGATCAAACAATGTTTATAACCGCATCTAAAGATCACACTGCTAAACTTTTTGATGCCAAAGATTTACTACTACTGAAAACTTATAAAACTGAAAGACCCGTTAATTCCGCATCTATAAGTCCGATATTGGATCACGTAGTACTAGGGGGAGGACAAGATGCTATGGATGTAACTACTACGTCTACAAGGGTGGGAAAGTTTGATTCCAG GTTTTTCCATTTGGTTTTCGAGGAAGAATTCGGAAGGGTGAAAGGTCACTTCGGTCCCATTAATAGTGTCGCTTTCCATCCGGACGGTAAAAGTTATAGTTCAGGGGGAGAGGATGGTTTCGTTAGAGTACATACTTTTGATTCTTCTTACTTTGaatacaattttgattattaa
- the LOC130442674 gene encoding intraflagellar transport protein 172 homolog produces the protein MQLKFLQNILEAQDSDFKIAGLCWSPNNQKLAVATCDRQILLFDEKGDKRDKFSTKPYDPEAGKKSYIITGIAFSPDSTKIAVAQSDCIVYVYKIGDKWGEKKAICNKFPQPSPVTCIIWLLTGPIICGLVDGKVRALQTKTNKSQSLFASNSLVVSLAPNSKGTGFLSGHVDGNVIRFFITSDHGEDEAQGRVALHSVPPYGLAWPQGHIFMAGCDKRVSIINNHGKSVKTFDYTKDTSEHDFNVACCSPSGQAVVIGSFSRLRLYIWNTRKFIWEESVSKELTNFYTITVLAWKRDGSKVNCGGLCGAVFMFESVLKRTVWKDKYEITYVGPNQVLIKPLNADESNVILKSRYGGEIGDVKIMGKDCYLVARTEETLLVADLIRNLTSEVHWNNTGRNEKFYFENSNVCLVFNSGELTLIEYGDNDVLCSVRTEFANPHLISVRLNERNSTTDNKKLAYLLDLKTVCVVDLVNGVLLGQIGHDSKIDWLELNEIGNKLLFRDKKQRLILVDVISQQKQTIFTGVNFVQWVENSDVAVAQANNTLAIWYNIDLPENPTVLTVKGDVIDIVRNNGKTEAICLDGNNTFNLELDEGLVEFGTAMNDNDYNRAVLFLETMRNSTEAEAMWHTLYSTAMKQQNLPLAERCSTALNEVATAHFLRETAKEAKNNLLEENPEIWARLSILYGDLNTAENIYLEQGDIGKALDMYKKLHRWDEALRLAERRNYGNLKELKEEHMSLLTQSGQYEKVGLVLENEGKYEESLNMYLKSNKLTRVPNLLNKYPQLLNDHNVIGIVLKNLIKQELYEYAAEIYEKLDKPDLAMECYRKGKIWNKAVDLARTVSPDKVVRLEEEWGDSLVESKQMDAAISHYIEAGCTIKALNAAVAARQWKKAVHIIKVIDDADTVRKYYEIIANHFSSIKDYSTAEKLYSACGMYKEAVEMYNEAGQWEKAHVIASKYLDNEEVYDMYVKHAETLEEIGKYREAEKLYVSVKAPDLAIAMYKKVEQYDNMIRLVEKYHPNLLQTTHLHLGQQLENQGKYRAAEIHFLAIDEWKAAMNMYRNLGMWEEAYRVAKQNGGPHAANQVAFLWARSLHIDSAIKLLNKYGILEQCINYACETYQFDFAFQLCKNLPDKVKEVHLKHAMALEDDGKYNEAESEFISAGKPKEAILMYVHAQNWMNALKIAEKYEPDAVPEVLRAQAEQCFKDKRYSEFEVLLLRAQLPEMIVHKYKNEDMWIDALRVCKDYLPHLYPDLQSEYSSSHHNQMTDVSIETLLSRANEWALAGQHKQAVDCLLQVNTNITEPSIVKRALLRAADMVNKFLFGDEALEIIKILCPRLIEIGENNVAAQLYISVEMMKEAIDSFIIAEEWNKARKIAKELDPFLENYVETKYKDRLLKKGDVEQLADIDIIGALDLLAEQGQWTRCIEKAKSHSNPILHKYVALYAAKLLKDRLIIEALQLYYTHGAPAIPQNFNIYNHIATEMFGANFMSDPDSYATWEQLRQILFEINEHLENAVNVNAETKVHFRHLLLVAHYYALRTACKQVPSLKSIAVKISTALLRYTDIIPADKAYYEAGKDLKEEGKLSEAFVFLNHYLDLCEAIEEDEGQLVDHSDLLQTDFPSNIPLPHHPYLMEDPKEHDNVKEWVLAVSMDQKIEQALPIDDRQLYESCLQPGETPCLITGYPVRKQAVTFSKTNLQANKDAWNKLNMGAKMAPDSNVASAISFLVKWCGTPN, from the exons ATGCAGTTAaagtttttgcaaaatattttagaagcACAA gaCAGCGATTTCAAAATCGCTGGTTTGTGTTGGTCGCCGAATAATCAAAAACTAGCCGTAGCCACTTGCGATCGTCAGATATTACTTTTCGACGAAAAAGGTGACAAACGTGATAAATTCTCGACGAAACCTTACGATCCAGAAGCCGGCAAAAAATCTTACATCATAACGGGAATTGCTTTTAGTCCGGATTCGACAAAGATTGCCGTAGCCCAAAGTGATTGTATAGTATACGTTTATAAAATCGGCGATAAATGGGGCGAGAAAAAA gctatttgtaataaatttccGCAACCGTCACCGGTTACTTGTATCATTTGGTTATTAACCGGACCGATTATATGTGGTTTGGTGGACGGTAAAGTTCGAGCCCTACAAACTAAAACCAATAAATCTCAAAGTCTTTTTGCCTCGAATAGTCTCGTAGTTTCCTTAGCACCGAATTCTAAAGGTACTGGTTTTTTATCGGGACACGTTGACGGTAACGTCATTAG GTTTTTTATAACCAGCGATCACGGGGAAGACGAAGCTCAAGGACGTGTAGCTTTGCATTCCGTTCCTCCTTACGGTTTAGCCTGGCCTCAAGGTCATATATTTATGGCCGGTTGTGATAAAAGagtttctataataaataatcatggaAAATCGGTAAAAACTTTCGATTATACTAAAGATACCAGTGAGCACGATTTTAACGTAGCTTGTTGCAGTCCGAGCGGTCAA gCCGTTGTTATAGGAAGTTTCAGTCGTTTGAGATTATATATATGGAACACTAGAAAATTTATATGGGAAGAGAGCGTTTCTAAAGAACTGACGAATTTTTATACGATTACTGTTTTAGCTTGGAAAAGGGACGGTTCGAAAGTTAATTGCGGGGGCCTTTGCGGAGCAGTGTTCATGTTCGAATCAG TGCTAAAAAGAACCGTTTGGAAAGATAAATACGAAATAACATACGTGGGACCTAATCAGGTGTTGATAAAACCTTTGAACGCGGACGAAAGTAACGTTATATTAAAATCTCGATACGGCGGTGAAATTGGCGACGTTAAAATAATGGGTAAAGATTGTTATTTGGTAGCTAGGACCGAAGAAACGTTACTCGTAGCAGATTTGATCAGAAATCTCACGAGCGAG GTACACTGGAATAATACGGGGCGCaacgagaaattttatttcgaaaattcgaACGTTTGTTTGGTTTTCAATTCCGGCGAATTGACTTTAATCGAATACGGCGATAACGACGTTTTATGTTCTGTTAGAACGGAATTTGCGAATCCCCATTTAATAAGCGTTAGATTAAACGAACGTAATTCGACAAcggataataaaaaattagcttATTTACTCGATTTAAAAACCGTATGCGTCGTCGATTTGGTTAACGGAGTTTTGTTGGGACAAATCGGCCACGATTCCAAAATCGATTGGTTGGAATTGAACGAAATCggaaataaattgttattcCGAGATAAAAAACAGAg attAATACTAGTAGACGTAATTTCCCAACAGAAGCAAACGATTTTTACCGGCGTTAATTTCGTTCAATGGGTTGAAAATAGTGACGTGGCCGTAGCTCAAGCTAATAATACTTTAGCGATATGGTACAACATCGATTTACCAGAAAATCCGACGGTATTGACGGTAAAAGGCGACGTAATCGATATAGTTAGAAATAACGGTAAAACCGAAGCGATTTGTCTAGACGGCAATAATACGTTCAATTTGGAATTAGACGAAGGACTCGTCGAATTCG GTACCGCGATGAACGATAACGATTATAACAGAGCCGTACTCTTTCTGGAAACTATGCGGAATTCCACCGAAGCGGAAGCGATGTGGCACACTTTATATTCCACAGCGatgaaacaacaaaatttaccTCTAGCCGAACGATGTAGTACCGCTCTAAACGAAGTAGCTACCGCTCATTTTTTACGCGAAACCGCGAAGGAAgcgaaaaataatttgttggaaGAAAATCCGGAAATTTGGGCTCGACTATCGATTTTATACGGGGATTTAAATACGgcggaaaatatttatttggaacaAGGAGATATCGGAAAAGCTTTGGATATGTACAAGAAGTTACATAGATGGGACGAGGCGTTGAG ATTGGCCGAACGGAGGAATTACGGAAATTTGAAGGAATTAAAAGAAGAACACATGTCGTTGTTGACGCAAAGCGGACAATACGAAAAAGTCGGTTTAGTATTGGAAAACGAAGGGAAATACGAAGAATCTCTCAATATGTATTTGAAATCTAATAAATTAACTCGCGTCCCGaaccttttaaataaatatcctCAATTATTAAACGATCATAATGTCATAggaatagttttgaaaaatttaatcaaacaaGAATTATACGAATACGCCGCCgaaatatacgaaaaattaGATAAACCTGATCTGGCTATGGAATGTTACAGAAAAG gaaaaatatggaacaaagcGGTAGATTTAGCTCGAACGGTAAGTCCCGATAAAGTAGTACGATTAGAAGAAGAATGGGGCGATAGTTTAGTCGAAAGTAAACAAATGGACGCCGCCATTAGTCATTACATCGAAGCGGGATGCACCATTAAAGCTTTGAACGCCGCAGTAGCCGCTAGACAATGGAAAAAAGCCGTTCACATCATAAAAGTTATCGACGACGCCGATACCGTTAGAAAATATTACGAAATTATCGCTAATCATTTCTCTAGTATTAAA GATTATTCGACGGCGGAAAAATTATATTCGGCATGCGGTATGTACAAAGAAGCCGTCGAAATGTATAACGAAGCCGGTCAATGGGAAAAAGCGCACGTCATCGCTTCCAAATATTTAGATAACGAAGAAGTCTACGATATGTACGTTAAACACGCGGAAACTTTAGAAGAAATCGGAAAATATAGGGAAGCTGAAAAATTGTACGTTTCAGTTAAAGCGCCAGATTTAGCTATCGCCATGTACAAAAAGGTGGAGCAGTACGATAATATG ATTAGACTTGTGGAAAAATATCACCCGAATCTATTACAAACCACTCATCTACATTTGGGGCAACAATTGGAAAACCAAGGAAAATACAGAGCGGCGGAAATACATTTTTTGGCCATCGACGAATGGAAAGCCGCTATGAATATGTACAG aaaTTTGGGGATGTGGGAAGAAGCTTATAGAGTAGCTAAACAAAACGGCGGTCCTCACGCCGCTAACCAAGTGGCTTTTCTGTGGGCCAGATCTCTCCATATCGATTCggcaataaaattattaaacaaatacgGTATATTGGAGCAATGTATTAACTACGCTTGCGAAACTTATCAATTCGATTTCGCTTTCCAATTATGCAAAAATCTACCCGACAAG GTAAAAGAAGTCCATTTGAAACACGCCATGGCTTTGGAAGACGACGGTAAATATAACGAAGCCGAATCCGAATTTATTTCAGCCGGTAAACCGAAAGAGGCTATCCTGATGTACGTTCACGCTCAAAATTGGATGAACGCTTTGAAAATAGCCGAGAAATACGAACCGGACGCGGTACCTGAAGTACTTAGGGCACAAGCCGAACAATGTTTCAAAGATAAACGCTATTCCGAATTCGAGGTGTTGTTATTGAGGGCGCAACTACCGGAAATGATCGTCCACAAATATAAAAACGAAG atatGTGGATAGACGCTTTGCGAGTCTGTAAAGATTATTTACCGCATCTTTATCCGGATCTTCAATCGGAATATAGTAGTTCGCATCACAATCAAATGACGGACGTCAGTATAGAGACATTATTATCGAGAGCTAACGAATGGGCGTTGGCAGGTCAACATAAACAAGCCGTCGATTGTTTATTACAG gTTAATACGAACATAACGGAACCGTCTATAGTTAAAAGAGCGCTGTTACGAGCAGCCGATATggtaaataaatttctattcgGAGACGAAGCtttggaaattatcaaaatattatgtcCGAG aTTGATAGAAATCGGCGAAAATAACGTTGCGGCGCAATTGTACATCAGCGTGGAAATGATGAAAGAAGCCATCGATTCTTTTATAATAGCCGAAGAATGGAATAAAGCTAGAAAAATAGCCAAAGAACTCGATCCGTTTTTGGAAAATTACGTCGAAACCAAATACAAGgatagattattaaaaaaaggggACGTCGAACAATTGGCGGATATCG ATATAATCGGAGCGTTGGATTTATTAGCCGAACAAGGACAGTGGACGAGATGTATAGAAAAAGCCAAATCACACAGTAATCCGATTTTACACAAATACGTCGCCCTTTACGCCGCCAAATTATTAAAAGATCGTCTAATTATCGAAGCCCTTCAATTATATTACACGCACGGAGCTCCGGCAATaccgcaaaatttcaatatttacaatCACATCGCTACCGAAATGTTCGGAGCTAATTTTATGTCGGATCCAGATAGTTACGCTACTTGGGAACAATTACGAcaaattttattcgaaatt aaCGAACATTTGGAAAATGCCGTTAACGTAAACGCCGAAACGAAAGTACATTTCCGACATTTACTTTTGGTAGCTCATTATTACGCTCTAAGAACCGCTTGCAAACAAGTACCTTCGTTAAAATCGATCGCCGTTAAAATTAGTACGGCCCTATTGAGATATACCGATATCATTCCCGCAGATAAAGCCTATTATGAAGCAG gTAAAGATCTAAAAGAAGAAGGAAAACTTTCGGAAGCATTCGTATTCCTGAATCACTATTTAGACCTTTGCGAAGCCATAGAAGAAGATGAAGGACAATTAGTAGATCATTCCGATCTACTACAAACAGATTTTCCATCGAATATACCTTTACCCCATCATCCTTACCTAATGGAAGATCCAAAAGAACACGATAACGTTAAGGAATGGGTGCTGGCAGTTAGTATGGATCAAAAAATCGAACAG gCTTTACCTATCGACGATAGACAACTTTACGAATCCTGCCTTCAACCTGGAGAAACTCCGTGTTTGATAACTGGTTATCCGGTGAGAAAACAAGCCGTTACTTTTTCCAAAACTAATCTTCAAGCTAATAAAGACGCTTGGAACAAATTGAATATGGGCGCTAAAATGGCCCCAGATTCCAACGTTGCCAGTGCTATATCTTTCTTGGTAAAATGGTGCGGTACACCTAATtaa